One genomic segment of Caldimonas brevitalea includes these proteins:
- a CDS encoding TatD family hydrolase yields MFVDSHCHLSFPELAENLGAIRAAMAAAQVDRALCICTTLEEFDQVHTLALQHDNFWASCGVHPDNEGVEEPSVARLRELASRDKVVAVGETGLDYYRLNGRSLAEMEWQRERFRTHIRVAADLAKPLVIHTRSASDDTLAILREEGQGQVGGVFHCFTETQQVADAALDLGFYISFSGILTFKNATDLREVARRVPLDRCLIETDSPYLAPVPYRGKTNNPSYVPYVAQQLAELKGLPVEQVAQATSANFERLFGVPARAAAT; encoded by the coding sequence ATGTTTGTCGATTCCCATTGCCATCTGAGTTTTCCCGAACTGGCCGAGAACCTCGGCGCCATCCGCGCGGCCATGGCCGCCGCCCAGGTCGACCGGGCGCTGTGCATCTGCACCACGCTGGAGGAGTTCGACCAGGTGCACACGCTGGCGCTGCAGCACGACAACTTCTGGGCCAGCTGCGGCGTGCACCCCGACAACGAAGGTGTCGAAGAGCCCAGCGTGGCGCGTTTGCGTGAACTGGCCTCGCGGGACAAGGTGGTCGCGGTGGGCGAAACCGGCCTGGATTACTACCGGCTCAACGGGCGCAGCCTGGCCGAGATGGAGTGGCAGCGCGAGCGCTTTCGCACCCACATCCGCGTCGCCGCGGACCTCGCCAAGCCGCTGGTGATCCACACCCGCAGCGCCTCCGACGACACCCTGGCGATCCTGCGCGAAGAGGGCCAGGGCCAGGTCGGCGGCGTGTTCCACTGCTTCACGGAGACCCAGCAGGTGGCCGATGCGGCCCTCGACCTCGGCTTTTACATCTCGTTCTCGGGCATCCTGACCTTCAAGAACGCCACCGATCTGCGCGAGGTGGCCCGCCGCGTGCCACTGGACCGTTGCCTGATCGAGACCGACAGTCCCTATCTGGCGCCGGTGCCGTACCGGGGCAAGACCAACAACCCGTCCTACGTCCCCTACGTGGCCCAGCAACTGGCGGAGCTGAAAGGGTTGCCGGTGGAGCAGGTGGCACAGGCGACCAGCGCAAATTTCGAACGCCTGTTCGGGGTGCCGGCAAGAGCGGCTGCTACTTGA
- a CDS encoding PilZ domain-containing protein, giving the protein MSEPTPRPLASGTPAAGGSAARPSVIQLVFREKGALYAAYISVFTDGGLFVPTTRDYKLGEDIYLLLSLPEDPQRYPVAGKVAWVTPANASGGRTQGVGVRFPSDEKSRLLKMKIEELLGTSIQSSKPTQTI; this is encoded by the coding sequence ATGAGCGAGCCCACCCCCCGTCCCTTGGCCAGTGGCACCCCCGCCGCTGGCGGCAGTGCGGCCCGCCCCAGCGTCATCCAGCTGGTGTTCCGCGAAAAGGGCGCGCTGTACGCCGCCTACATCTCGGTGTTCACCGACGGCGGGCTGTTCGTGCCGACCACGCGCGACTACAAACTCGGCGAAGACATCTATCTGCTGCTGTCGCTGCCCGAGGACCCGCAGCGTTACCCGGTCGCCGGCAAGGTGGCCTGGGTCACCCCGGCCAATGCGTCGGGCGGCCGCACCCAGGGGGTCGGCGTGCGGTTTCCGAGTGACGAGAAATCGCGCTTGCTGAAAATGAAGATCGAGGAGCTGCTCGGCACCTCGATCCAGTCGTCCAAACCCACCCAGACCATCTGA
- a CDS encoding malto-oligosyltrehalose synthase → MDLRTHSTLEALCEQVGLAPHYLNVWGQEQQVPAETLRALLKAMGHEADDEPAARRCLAELRSQTSHEALPPVLVSEPSRLQPLDLKTGPDRPLAWELVCEDGQRHHGELPSGTRRLALPDGLPLGYHRLTLRDGGPQGEVIGTTTLILCPERCWQPAALEAGQRLWGVCVQLYALRSARNWGVGDFSDLRLLVETSAALGASFIGLNPLHALFPRAPQQASPYSPSSRCLLNLLYLDVEAVPELAGCSAARDRIATAPFQQRLQALREAELVDYVGVAALKFEVLELLYAHFRREHLQAESERGQAFRAFQSSQGAMLRRHALFDALQAHFHAQDTSVWGWPAWPEAYRDHESEAVRRFEAEQIEQVEYWEYLQWLADEQLQAASARAAELGMPLGLYRDLAVGSNEGGSDTWASPSFYALGVHVGAPPDDLNPNGQDWGMPPPRPEQLRASAYAPFVEMLRANMRGAGAVRLDHVMALRRLFWILPGRGASGGAYLHYRVDEMMAIVALESVRNQCLVIGEDLGTVPPEVQQAMQKRGVLSYCPLYFEHDEQGGFRSPEQWKPLSLAMAGTHDLATLRGFWRGEDIDLRRRLGLYPAADACRRHTVERGTDRTQLLLALEKQGLYPEGEAARPAPAELSAELITALHELLGRTASKLVGVQLEDVLQQLEQVNLPGTTEERWPNWRRKLSVGLEDLSHDKRVLDVCAALARARATAAAPAAVPRALPPLSSAAVPRATYRVQLHGGFTFKQATEVLDYLHALGISHLYSSPYLKARAGSTHGYDIVDHNALNPEIGSEAEFERMCATLQRHGMQQLLDIVPNHMGVLQADNAWWLDVLEHGPASEHAETFDIDWTPPAAEMAGQVLLPVLGKPYGEVLEAGELSLSFDADSGQFRVNYYDHRFPIDPRDYGSILRAVPAPLPQNDSQATALQAFESLIDAFDRLPARDDPEPGARAARQRDQALFKQRLAQRYRDDAWIASWVDACVKAVAGRAGDASSYDTLDGLIRRQAYRLAYWRVAGDEVNYRRFFDINTLAAVRMEREPVFEATHRTLLRWLADGKISGLRIDHPDGLADPPRYFERLQAYHAALQRNAGSPQPRALYLVIEKILAEHEHWPSSWQVHGDTGYRFANQVNGVFVDARHEAAMDRIYSDFIGETLDFDELLYAAKRSIIDTSLAADLQMLTLAAHRIAQSDRHARDYTRNALKAALTELAAAFPVYRTYISERGVDPIDREQLSWATAAAKRRCSEAAALVVDYLAELMQTVHADPDPERRELGLRFVTRFQQFTAPVMAKAMEDTAFYRYHRLISLNDVGGDPRDFGTSVPAFHVANQTRARFLPHTLLGGSTHDSKRSEDVRARLDVLSEVPGAWQEAVQRWQALARKQLPSLAGGEVPSPNDEYLLYQTLVGVWPLQPPDAQELGTLRERVQAYMLKAVREAKQHTSWVDPNAAYEAALARFIDALLGQLEPNPFLSDLNRFVQALAPFGCYNSLALATLKLTSPGVPDIYQGCESWNFSLVDPDNRRPVDFERLRQSLQAVQSLYRDGAPAGEALAPLRASLHDGRLKLLVTWRLLQLRAAEPELFERGAYWPLDVVGPASESCIAFARELRGRCVVVVVPRLMHQLCEGRPEALHQSDTWRDTELVLPPALSEQAQWLEWITARPLTAGTRRRRRLPLAELMRELPAAVLLPAPPDEAGDGAAP, encoded by the coding sequence ATGGACCTGAGAACTCATTCCACGCTGGAAGCCTTGTGCGAGCAGGTGGGCCTGGCGCCCCATTACCTGAACGTCTGGGGTCAAGAGCAGCAGGTGCCCGCCGAAACCCTGCGCGCACTGCTCAAGGCCATGGGACACGAGGCCGACGACGAACCGGCCGCGCGACGTTGCCTGGCCGAGCTGCGCAGCCAGACGAGCCACGAAGCGCTGCCGCCGGTGCTGGTGTCGGAGCCGTCGCGGCTGCAGCCGCTCGACTTGAAGACCGGCCCAGACCGCCCGCTGGCCTGGGAGCTGGTGTGCGAAGACGGACAGCGGCACCACGGCGAGCTGCCGTCCGGCACCCGCCGGCTGGCGCTGCCGGACGGTCTGCCGCTCGGCTACCACCGCCTGACACTGCGTGACGGTGGCCCGCAAGGTGAGGTCATCGGCACCACCACGCTGATCCTCTGCCCCGAGCGCTGCTGGCAGCCGGCCGCCCTCGAGGCGGGGCAGCGTTTGTGGGGCGTGTGCGTGCAGCTGTATGCGCTGCGTTCGGCGCGCAACTGGGGCGTCGGCGACTTCTCCGACCTGCGGTTGCTGGTCGAAACCTCGGCCGCGCTGGGCGCCTCGTTCATCGGCCTGAACCCGCTGCATGCGTTGTTTCCGCGTGCGCCGCAGCAGGCCAGCCCCTACAGCCCGTCGAGCCGGTGCCTGCTCAACCTCCTCTACCTCGATGTCGAAGCCGTGCCCGAACTGGCCGGCTGCAGCGCCGCACGCGACCGTATCGCCACCGCGCCCTTCCAGCAACGGCTGCAGGCCCTGCGCGAGGCGGAACTGGTCGATTACGTCGGCGTCGCGGCCTTGAAGTTCGAGGTGCTGGAACTGCTCTACGCCCACTTCCGGCGCGAGCACCTGCAGGCGGAGTCCGAGCGGGGACAGGCCTTCCGCGCCTTCCAGAGCAGCCAGGGTGCGATGCTGCGACGGCACGCATTGTTCGACGCGCTGCAGGCCCACTTTCATGCGCAGGACACGTCGGTGTGGGGCTGGCCGGCCTGGCCCGAGGCCTACCGCGACCACGAGAGCGAGGCCGTGCGCCGTTTCGAAGCCGAGCAGATCGAACAGGTCGAGTACTGGGAGTACCTGCAGTGGCTCGCCGACGAACAACTCCAGGCCGCCTCGGCGCGCGCGGCCGAGCTCGGCATGCCGCTGGGCCTCTACCGCGACCTGGCGGTGGGCTCGAACGAAGGCGGCTCGGACACCTGGGCCTCACCATCGTTCTATGCGCTCGGCGTGCACGTCGGGGCCCCACCGGATGACCTGAACCCCAACGGCCAGGATTGGGGCATGCCCCCACCCCGCCCCGAGCAGCTGCGCGCGTCGGCCTACGCGCCCTTTGTCGAGATGCTGCGCGCCAACATGCGCGGCGCCGGGGCCGTGCGGCTCGACCATGTGATGGCGTTGCGGCGGCTGTTCTGGATCTTGCCGGGCCGTGGCGCCTCGGGGGGCGCCTATCTGCACTACCGGGTCGACGAGATGATGGCCATCGTGGCGCTCGAAAGCGTGCGCAACCAGTGCCTGGTGATCGGCGAAGACCTCGGCACCGTGCCGCCCGAAGTCCAGCAGGCGATGCAAAAGCGCGGCGTGCTGTCGTACTGCCCGCTCTACTTCGAGCACGACGAGCAAGGCGGCTTCCGCTCGCCCGAGCAATGGAAGCCGCTGTCGCTGGCGATGGCCGGCACCCACGACCTGGCAACGCTGCGCGGCTTCTGGCGCGGCGAAGACATCGACCTGCGGCGCCGGCTCGGCCTCTACCCGGCCGCGGACGCCTGCCGCCGCCACACCGTCGAACGCGGCACCGACCGCACCCAGCTGCTGCTCGCGCTCGAGAAGCAAGGCCTGTATCCGGAAGGCGAGGCGGCCCGCCCGGCGCCGGCCGAGCTGTCGGCGGAACTGATCACGGCCCTCCATGAGCTGCTGGGCCGCACCGCGTCGAAGCTGGTCGGCGTGCAACTCGAAGACGTGCTGCAGCAACTCGAGCAGGTCAACCTGCCCGGCACCACCGAAGAACGCTGGCCCAACTGGCGCCGCAAGCTGAGCGTGGGCCTCGAGGACCTGTCGCACGACAAGCGGGTGCTCGACGTCTGCGCCGCCTTGGCGCGCGCCCGCGCCACCGCCGCCGCGCCGGCTGCCGTGCCACGCGCCTTGCCGCCGCTGTCGAGTGCCGCAGTGCCGCGCGCGACCTACCGCGTGCAGCTCCATGGCGGTTTCACGTTCAAGCAAGCGACCGAGGTGCTCGACTATTTGCACGCCTTGGGCATCAGCCACCTCTACAGCTCGCCCTATCTCAAGGCGCGTGCCGGCAGCACGCACGGCTACGACATCGTCGACCACAACGCGCTCAACCCCGAGATCGGCAGCGAAGCCGAGTTCGAGCGGATGTGCGCGACGCTGCAGCGCCACGGCATGCAGCAGCTGCTCGACATCGTGCCCAACCACATGGGCGTGCTGCAGGCCGACAACGCCTGGTGGCTGGACGTGCTCGAACACGGCCCGGCGTCGGAACATGCCGAGACCTTCGACATCGACTGGACACCGCCGGCCGCCGAGATGGCCGGGCAGGTGCTGCTGCCGGTGCTGGGCAAGCCGTATGGCGAGGTGCTCGAAGCCGGCGAGCTGTCGTTGTCGTTCGACGCTGACAGTGGGCAGTTCCGGGTGAACTACTACGACCATCGCTTCCCGATCGACCCGCGCGACTACGGCAGCATCCTGCGCGCAGTGCCGGCGCCGCTGCCGCAGAACGACAGCCAGGCCACCGCCTTGCAAGCCTTTGAGTCGCTGATCGACGCCTTCGACCGCCTGCCGGCCCGCGACGACCCCGAGCCCGGTGCGCGCGCCGCCCGCCAGCGCGACCAGGCCCTGTTCAAGCAACGTCTGGCGCAGCGTTACCGCGACGACGCCTGGATCGCGAGCTGGGTCGACGCCTGCGTCAAGGCCGTCGCGGGGCGGGCCGGCGATGCGTCCAGCTACGACACACTGGATGGGCTGATCCGCCGCCAGGCCTACCGGTTGGCGTACTGGCGGGTGGCCGGCGACGAGGTCAACTACCGCCGCTTCTTCGACATCAACACGCTCGCGGCGGTGCGCATGGAGCGCGAGCCCGTGTTCGAGGCCACCCACCGCACGCTGCTGCGCTGGCTGGCCGACGGCAAGATTTCAGGCCTGCGCATCGACCACCCCGACGGGCTGGCCGACCCACCCCGCTATTTCGAACGGCTGCAGGCCTACCATGCTGCCTTGCAGCGCAACGCCGGCAGCCCGCAGCCGCGGGCGCTGTACCTGGTGATCGAAAAGATCCTGGCCGAGCATGAACACTGGCCGTCGAGCTGGCAGGTGCACGGGGACACCGGCTACCGCTTCGCCAACCAGGTCAACGGGGTGTTCGTCGACGCGCGGCACGAGGCGGCGATGGACCGCATCTACAGCGACTTCATCGGCGAGACGCTCGACTTCGACGAACTGCTCTACGCGGCCAAGCGCAGCATCATCGACACCTCGCTGGCGGCCGACCTGCAGATGCTGACGCTCGCGGCCCACCGTATCGCCCAAAGCGACCGGCACGCCCGCGACTACACCCGCAACGCGCTCAAGGCGGCGCTGACCGAACTGGCCGCGGCCTTCCCGGTCTACCGCACTTACATCAGCGAGCGCGGGGTCGACCCGATCGACCGCGAGCAGCTGAGTTGGGCCACTGCGGCCGCCAAGCGGCGCTGCAGCGAGGCCGCGGCGCTCGTCGTCGACTACTTGGCCGAACTGATGCAGACCGTGCACGCCGACCCCGACCCCGAGCGGCGCGAGCTGGGCCTGCGCTTCGTGACCCGCTTCCAGCAGTTCACCGCGCCGGTGATGGCCAAGGCGATGGAAGACACCGCCTTCTACCGCTACCACCGGCTGATCTCGCTCAACGATGTCGGCGGCGACCCGCGCGACTTCGGCACCAGCGTGCCCGCCTTCCACGTGGCCAACCAGACGCGCGCCCGCTTCCTGCCCCACACGCTGCTCGGCGGCTCCACCCACGACAGCAAGCGCAGCGAAGACGTGCGCGCGCGCCTCGACGTGCTCAGCGAAGTGCCGGGGGCCTGGCAGGAAGCCGTGCAACGCTGGCAGGCGCTGGCCCGCAAGCAGCTGCCGTCGCTGGCGGGCGGCGAGGTGCCCAGCCCCAACGACGAGTATTTGCTCTACCAGACGCTGGTCGGCGTCTGGCCGCTGCAGCCGCCCGACGCGCAGGAACTCGGCACCCTGCGCGAGCGGGTGCAGGCCTACATGTTGAAGGCGGTGCGCGAGGCCAAGCAGCACACCAGCTGGGTCGACCCCAACGCCGCCTATGAGGCCGCGCTGGCGCGATTCATCGATGCCCTGCTCGGCCAGCTCGAGCCCAACCCCTTCCTGTCGGACCTGAACCGTTTTGTCCAGGCGCTGGCGCCGTTCGGCTGCTACAACAGCCTGGCGCTGGCCACGCTCAAGCTGACCTCGCCCGGCGTTCCCGACATCTACCAAGGTTGCGAGAGCTGGAACTTCAGCCTGGTCGACCCGGACAACCGGCGCCCGGTCGACTTCGAGCGCCTGCGGCAGTCGTTGCAGGCGGTGCAATCGCTGTATCGCGACGGCGCACCGGCCGGCGAAGCGCTGGCGCCTTTACGCGCGAGTCTGCACGACGGGCGCTTGAAGCTGCTGGTGACCTGGCGCTTGCTGCAGTTGCGCGCGGCCGAGCCGGAACTGTTCGAGCGCGGCGCCTATTGGCCGCTCGATGTCGTGGGCCCGGCGAGCGAGTCGTGCATTGCCTTTGCACGCGAGCTGCGCGGCCGTTGTGTCGTCGTGGTGGTGCCGCGCCTGATGCACCAGCTGTGCGAGGGCCGGCCCGAGGCCCTGCATCAAAGCGACACCTGGCGCGACACCGAGTTGGTGCTGCCGCCGGCACTGTCCGAGCAGGCGCAGTGGCTGGAGTGGATCACCGCCCGACCGCTGACCGCCGGCACCCGCCGCCGACGCCGTTTGCCGCTGGCCGAGCTGATGCGCGAGCTGCCCGCCGCGGTGCTGCTGCCCGCCCCGCCTGACGAGGCCGGTGACGGCGCTGCCCCTTGA
- the glgA gene encoding glycogen synthase GlgA, whose protein sequence is MKILFVTPECAPWVKTGGLGDVSSALPQALAALGHDVKLLMPAYPALQPLVARAGELAVRPARDRWPAARLLDAGRHRGVDLLLVDCPPLYDRPGGPYDDPQGDNALRFGLFCRLAAELCSDASPWPAWRPEVLHCNDWPTGLAPAYLRRVDASGVRSVMTLHNLAFQGVFPLHHAGDLQLPGEWLVPEGVEYWGQISFLKAGVHFADAITAVSPTYAVEIQQAEHGFGFDGILRSRAGRLCGILNGVDDTVWNPATDPHLAQPYDRSRLALKAANKAALQQRLGLRPDPQALLFGMVSRLTHQKGVDLVLEVLPWLLSQGAQLAVLGQGDAEFEQRLRASAAQSPGQVSATIGFDESLAHQIEAGADAYLMPSRFEPCGLNQMYSLAYGTLPVVRRTGGLADTVVDADAAPDQGTGFSFDEASGAALQATLQRAFEAFRSAGRWRALQERAMEQRFGWKERAQQYVDVYRELLAAQG, encoded by the coding sequence CTGAAGATTCTGTTCGTCACGCCCGAATGCGCCCCGTGGGTGAAAACCGGTGGCCTGGGTGACGTCAGCAGCGCCCTGCCCCAGGCGCTGGCCGCGCTCGGCCACGACGTCAAGCTCTTGATGCCTGCGTACCCGGCGCTGCAGCCCCTGGTCGCCAGGGCCGGCGAACTGGCGGTGCGCCCGGCCCGGGACCGCTGGCCGGCCGCGCGCCTGCTCGATGCCGGCCGCCATCGCGGGGTCGACTTGCTGCTGGTCGACTGCCCGCCCTTGTACGACCGGCCCGGCGGCCCCTATGACGACCCGCAGGGCGACAACGCGCTGCGTTTCGGGTTGTTCTGCCGCCTGGCCGCCGAGTTGTGCAGCGACGCCTCCCCGTGGCCGGCGTGGCGCCCGGAGGTCCTGCATTGCAACGACTGGCCGACCGGGCTGGCACCCGCCTATTTGCGCCGAGTCGACGCGTCCGGCGTGCGCAGTGTCATGACGCTGCACAACCTCGCGTTCCAGGGCGTGTTTCCGCTGCATCACGCCGGCGATCTGCAACTGCCGGGCGAGTGGCTGGTCCCGGAAGGCGTCGAATACTGGGGCCAGATCTCGTTCCTGAAGGCCGGGGTGCACTTCGCCGACGCCATCACGGCCGTCAGCCCCACCTACGCGGTCGAAATCCAGCAAGCCGAGCATGGCTTCGGTTTCGACGGCATCTTGCGCAGCCGCGCCGGGCGCTTGTGCGGCATCCTCAACGGTGTCGACGACACGGTCTGGAACCCCGCCACCGATCCCCACCTGGCACAGCCCTACGACCGCAGCCGGCTCGCGCTGAAGGCGGCCAACAAGGCGGCGCTGCAACAACGGCTCGGCCTGCGGCCGGACCCGCAGGCCCTGCTGTTCGGCATGGTCAGCCGGCTGACCCACCAAAAGGGCGTGGATCTGGTGTTGGAGGTGCTGCCGTGGCTGCTGTCGCAAGGCGCGCAGCTGGCGGTGCTGGGACAGGGGGACGCGGAGTTCGAACAGCGGCTGCGGGCGAGCGCGGCGCAATCACCCGGGCAGGTGTCGGCCACGATCGGCTTCGACGAGTCGCTGGCGCACCAAATCGAGGCGGGGGCGGACGCCTATCTGATGCCTTCTCGTTTCGAGCCTTGCGGCTTGAACCAGATGTACAGCTTGGCCTACGGCACCCTGCCGGTGGTGCGGCGCACCGGGGGCCTGGCGGATACCGTGGTGGACGCCGATGCGGCGCCCGACCAGGGCACGGGCTTCAGCTTCGACGAGGCCAGCGGGGCCGCGCTGCAAGCGACGCTGCAGCGGGCCTTCGAGGCCTTCCGCTCTGCCGGGCGCTGGCGGGCGCTGCAGGAGCGGGCGATGGAACAGCGTTTCGGTTGGAAGGAACGCGCCCAGCAGTATGTCGATGTGTACCGGGAACTGCTGGCGGCGCAAGGGTGA
- a CDS encoding ankyrin repeat domain-containing protein codes for MKKHLRKLAYALVVAGVSAAHAGSYESFFRALKRDDDRTVTTLLQRGFDPNTADPDGHVGLTLALKEPSLKAAAALLQHPQLDVNRLNPAGESPLMMAALKGELAWCQRLIERGADVNKPGWTPLHYAATGSSIPVIELLLEHHAFIDAQSPNKTTPLMMAARYGSEEAVVTLLDAGADPTMRNERGLSAADFARGGERDRLAELIERRSATYNTASPSSPK; via the coding sequence ATGAAGAAGCACTTGAGAAAGCTGGCGTATGCCCTTGTGGTTGCGGGCGTTTCTGCCGCGCATGCCGGGTCCTACGAAAGTTTCTTCCGCGCCCTCAAGCGCGATGACGATCGCACCGTCACCACCCTGTTGCAGCGCGGCTTCGACCCCAACACGGCCGACCCCGACGGCCATGTCGGCCTGACCCTGGCGCTGAAAGAGCCGTCGTTGAAAGCCGCGGCGGCCTTGCTGCAACACCCGCAGCTGGACGTGAACCGGCTCAACCCTGCCGGTGAGTCGCCGCTGATGATGGCCGCGCTGAAGGGCGAACTGGCGTGGTGCCAGCGCCTGATCGAGCGCGGCGCCGACGTCAACAAGCCCGGCTGGACCCCATTGCACTATGCGGCCACCGGCTCGAGCATTCCGGTCATCGAATTGCTGCTCGAGCACCACGCCTTCATCGACGCGCAGTCGCCCAACAAGACCACGCCGCTGATGATGGCCGCACGCTACGGCAGCGAAGAGGCGGTGGTGACCCTGCTCGACGCGGGGGCCGACCCGACGATGCGCAACGAGCGCGGCCTGAGCGCGGCCGACTTTGCCCGCGGCGGCGAGCGCGATCGATTGGCGGAATTGATCGAGCGGCGCTCGGCCACCTACAACACAGCGAGCCCGTCGTCTCCAAAGTGA